A segment of the Salminus brasiliensis chromosome 5, fSalBra1.hap2, whole genome shotgun sequence genome:
AAAGCCTTCAATGAGGTGAGTGAGCACTTGTGGTTTAACCACGGCTTGCGGAAGAGGGGCTCGATCACCCTGAACCCCACCtcgaggcagaggcagaggtaGGGATAGAGTTGGCGGAGTGGAGAATGCTACCTCTGGAGCTAGGAGCAAGGGAGAACAAGCGAGAGAGAATATTAAAGCGGATGGTGCTATATGGTCATCCTATCTGCCATAaccacacattaccacactCACCAGTGTCCAACGAAGGAGCTGGTGAGAGGGGAGGGGCAGTGTCAGTTATTGACGGACAGCAGTGGGCAGAAGCCTCTGCCGACATCTCATTGGTTACATCAGATTCCGATTTCCTTTTCAAGGATCCAATCACAGGCTTTGTCTAAGACATAAGAATGAAAACAGAACAGAGAGCCAGCTTAGCATTTTCTCCCACTTCACACAAGAGCACAGTCTCAGAATCTTAACATATCCCCTTATAATACTAACCTGGGCTGTACTGGATTGCTCAAAAACAGAGTCTTCAGCTGTGCTAGCTGCGCCACTGTTGTTCTGCCCATCAGTGGAGTGACCGACGGAAGAGGAACCACTCTGATTCAACGTCGCATTCTGATTGGTTTGCATTGGACATACAGGGAGGGCACTTTGGGCTGATTTAAGGCACACCCCTGCTCCGCCTGTTTCCATGGCTGCCACCACGGTAACCACATTGCTAGCGGAGCTGTTAATGGGGACAGCACCCGTTGCTGCGCCATCCTGATGGGAGCAGCAGTTGCGGGCCTGGGCCACGGCTAAAGGCTGCGAATTTCCCAGCGTGCCCTGTCTGGCTCCCACCAGCTGGACCGGCACATGAGGTGGGTGGTGCGCAGTTTGCCCGCTGCTGGGCGGCGCTGGTAGGATGGGGGGAGGGTGTCGTGGGGGTATCTGTGTAGGAAGCCGATGACTTTGGGCAGTTTTGGGCTGGATGGGCACCGGGCCCGTCCCGTGCGTCACTTTTTCCGTGCCGAGATTTCCGCTGGACTGCTGCAGTGGCTGAACCACCAGTGTCTGAGCTGCCATGTTGGATTTGGGTGCCACAGAACCCACAGGGTAACCCTGCGAGGAAGTGGGCACATTGGAGGTGGGTACCAGGATGTGCGTTACTGTGGCAGCAGGAGCGGTCACGCCCCGTGCCTGGCATAGTCCAGACGGAGAGAGCAGGAGCTGAGAAAGAGGGAGcgaaggagaggaagaggacgaggaggaggcaGCTGAAGCAGCGCCACCTGGCTGCTGGGTGGGTAAGGTGGCTGGGTTCTGAGCCTTAACGCTGATGCCGGCCAGCGTGGCGTTGTTGGTGGTGCCATAAGTGGCAAGCTTTGTGTTAGCAAGTTGCTGTGGTTGAGCTGCGATTTGCTGAGTCGACTGACCAAACTGCTGCTGCGGCTGAGTCTGGCCTAGAGAAAAGGACCctgggagagaaaaagaaacagaaaaagaataAGTGAGAGACTGTGGGTATGTTAACACTCACTAATACTAATCTAACTATTAGGAGAGTCCTCATGTTACATTGTTGCTTTTGGTTTAAATTTTTGCCTCATCAGTGTACTgctgaaaaaaatgcatatcAAAAACAGCTCCATTTTGCATGGATTGGCAATTGgcaaaaaaacattgtatcccaattttatgatgaatggtcCAATAAAAATCATCCAAAATATTCTCTCAAAATCTTTTCCCTTGTTTTTGTGTCATAAAATATCCCCATTCACCATTACCACATAATGCAATTTCTTCTTTTACAGCACAACTGTCACTTACTGTACTTTATAGCAATTTGTCATAACAAAGTTTTTAATTTCTATTACTGACTGGAacgggagcccaggagcaataaGTACCAATTCTGGCATAATAATATTGCTTTAAACATTACAGCACTATtccatattttaattttatgtttatgtttatgacTGTGCTGACTAATTGTTGTAGCCCTAGATGAGTATGCAGATTTATGTCACAAGCTAAAACCAACAGGTTCAATCAAACTAAATACTAGACAACGGCCACCGCACAATATTTACTGGTCACTCTAAGGTGCAGTAAACCATGTACTGTAATAAAAGGACCCTCACCAGCATCCTTCCTGTCAGGAAACTCAGTCTTAACAGCAGCCACCCGGGGGGTGGAAACACAGCGCATGGCCAGGTTCTGTACCTATAGACAGGTTtggagaagagagtgagagccaTAAGCTACATGGAACCGTCCAcaagtataaaataaataaataaacaaaaaaatttcAAAACCCTGCTCATGTTTTTACTAATATTGTATGTAAGTATTATTAAGTATGAACAGCTTTGAACAGAGCACATGTCAATCTTACCTGGTCATTGTCTGACTGGTTATTTGAAGACGTGGGAGGGacttcctgctgctgctgctgctgctgttggggcTGCTGTTGCTGGGGTTGTTGCTGGGTGACCGTTGCCACGGCAGCTGTTGCTGTGCCACCCGGCATGAAGATAAGCTGAGAGGTGAGAGGAGCCCTGAGAGAACGGTTCACCTgtggaagagagggagggagatatccaaataattaatacattcaCATTTTTAGCTGATGCGctcatccagagtgacttataTAATGAGGTTATTCGTATTACaggaggtgggccagtgtagtgttaggagtcttgccaaagGACTCTAAATGATGTAGCGCAGCAAAGTCACcaagaccaggaatcaaaccctggtctcctacatgttgtggtagctcactgtcagatagtggtgttatctgttgcgccataTAATAAGCaccatataataatatttaatattaccaCATTAATAAGACTTTAGAATCAAAATGTTTGCTTATTAGGATTATGACAGAGATACTCACTCTCAGGTACATCTGACCCTGTCCAGCTGAGTTCCCACCCAGTAACACTGACTGGCTAAGGGCTGATGATGTTGCAGATGTTGCAGGACCCATTGGGCGGGGATTTGTCATGATCCCACCCCCAGCAGTGGTGCTTAAATTGACCTATATGAGAAACAGCAGATTGGTATGCATAACATAACTCAACTCAGCACATGATTAATGTCATATCACACTAGATGCTTCAATAGTTAAGATTCAGGCATGTTTTAACGGATTGGGTATCAGCTTTTGTGTATCAGTCCATTCCAGTTCCAATTCTGTTTTTAGCAATGTGTTCAGAGGAACCCTCTGGCATCCTGAAGGCTTCCCCTAAAAGACACTGTTCACAGTCCACATCGCTGAATAGCGGTTTCaggagtttttttatttatttttgcagtttGCAGTGTGAAACCTAGGCTAATGTTTGAAACTATATAAAAACATTGCTAAAACTAGAGGAGGTGGCTTTCGCACATCAGTAGtcgacaaacaacaacagatatcagttaAGAGTTTTTACCACTACACACACGTATCACACAAAgtgatttcactgcagtgatAATCATTAACATCAGATCGAAATTGTctaatactcagcattaagacaCAGATCGGGAGGTAAAATAACTGAATCAGGACAAGTTAGTCAATCAGTGTCTTAGAGCATCTAAACAAGTCTGCACAGCCTCATTTGAGGTAAGGGCCACACTGTGCAAATATGAATTTTCCCTGAACCATTCCCGTAAATACTTACCGTGCACTGAGCCGTGCTGCTGGCTACAGAGACACTGTTGCTAGGGGAACTTGACTGGCGACTGGCGGCAAGTGTGgcctgcaaaaaataaatagagtAAACTCAGAGCAGACCATGGGCTGAGAAAATACAGGTCTTTTCTCCAAAGGAGATTACCTTTTACATTGTGCAAAATCACTTTCAcataacctaaacctgaccACTGTTATCTAATTGTATCAGAATGTCATGTAATAAATCCAATagaaaacaatgaaaatgaatggaaaaatatatttttgcactgactgtaatgttgtgtttattttaattatggtCAGCAATTGCGTGTTTAATATAGTATGAACATTTCCTATATTCAGAATTTTTCTGAATTGGACAAATTttcaaatgtacattttaattttGACATTCTTTACCACAATatattttatactttatatCCATATTGCTTTGTGGTATCTATATGCCTCTCACCTGTTGTACGGCAGCGAGGTTGTGGAGCTGGGCactgctgatctgctgctggAGCATCAGCTGCTGAAAATACTGAGCTGCATTGGGCTGCCTCTGCAGAGCCTGAAGCGCCTGTTAACAAATTTCAGTTAAGATACAACATTCAACTCTATTGTATTTGACAGCGTTATTTTCTATACACTGAAAAAGGAAACACCCAGAACTTAATGGTGGGTTTCAGGCTTCCATGACTCACTttcacaagtcaagtcaagtcaagaaacTCAGCAAGTTTGCATTAGGTATcaagtaattactgaataataaacatgaGGATGTAAGAAGCCTGAGGATATAAGGAGAAAATGAGGGGAAGATTGATCCTTCTGACATTGGGAACATCTTGATTACACATGCATTAAAAGCTGACTCTTCTTGGCACTTTACTTACTAACTTCTAACCATTACAGTGCCTGGGGGAGATGGTTGCACCAACACAAGCATGCTGAACAATAATCTATACAATAAAGGATACAATATTTAGGCGTGATCTCCACCTACTAGTCATGTTTGTATAAAACTATGAAATTTTGTAGATGGAGATTTTAGATTATAAGTAATTTCCATGATAAGACCAACCTTTTTAGATCCCTATTTGACATTCTCTACTGAAAAATATATCTGAGTAACAGCATTAAATCATGGTCCATTAAATCACACAGAAAATACATGGTGCACGCTATTAGGGTAAATTTCATCATTTCAAAAGCGTGTCCAACCCAGAAATCTCAAGATGTAAGCTGCTGGCTTTGCAATGTATTGTGgggaactgtagtggtttaCGTGTATTGATatactgtagtcttgtttgttaCAGTCCCTCTCACAGTCGCTGCCATGTGGAGATTCAGGTGCTCATTTTCATTCTTTgtattctctctcactcactgttcTCACCTTTGGAATTGAAACGACTAAAAATTAACAAGTATTTCCCTGAAATTCTAACTTTTAACATCATGAAATCATGGTGGATTAAATGAGGACAATGTGTCTGCAtttatgaatgtgtgtgaaaaCATATTGGAACATtctaatgtttacattttaccaCTTGATTAACACACTTCAGACTGTATTAACTACCTCAGGGGTGAGCTATACACCACTAGATGGCCCGACGGTCTGTTTAGATTTAATGAAAAGAAACCTGGGTTAGTTCTGTGTTTTTCCCCTATTGTGTCATACTCATACCAAACCGTGAGGTCAAAACCGTGGTGGGGACAAAACCTTGACTTTTCtgtaccgttacacccctaATTGATGTTGATCTGACCTGAAACTGAAACCTTGCTCTTACTACCAACCATTAATCAAGCCACCAACGGTTGATAATCAAAGATTAAGTTCAATCCAGTCATCTCCAAGTGACTGAAATTACAAGCCCCCTGTGAGAAAGGAGGGgcatataaaacataaaaaaagaatgttttatttcttaattgaaaaaaaaaaaaaaaactaaatcttTTTGAAATCTGCACTTCATACAGGACTGAACACACAgcgacagagagaaagagattcaTTTACAAGCAAATTAGTTGATGTAGTGACTGTaagtaacacacactcacctggaCAGCTTGTCTTTCATACAGGGACATTTGAGCAATTTGAGGGGGGCGGGAGTTGCCCCCTGATGGAGCGCTGCCATTGGTGGAGCCAGAGTTGCCCTGTTCCTCTGCTTGCTCCATGCTGCAGTTAATCAACATTGGGGGAAACAGATGAACAGAAACCAAAAATCtatcattaaaaatgacaaacatCAATAAGTATACTAAATGgatctgaacattaaaataagCCAAAAGTTTATATGACTGTGAATTAAATCCCTACAGAGCCTTAAGGTTTTTTTCCCATGACTTTACAGCacgtttttacattttacagcaaTGCTAACATAGACGTTTCAGACTGTACTTGTTGTATAGTGTTACTCAGGAACTTTAGACCAGTGTGGAGGAGAAAAtacagaggttttttttttatttattgctgtCATTAATACAGCACATTTCGAATACTCTCAGTATAGTTACAGAGTAGGGCTGTAAAATGTATAGTTTCAGCATCAATATTGCACATGCAACAGTCATATAGTCACAAATAAAAGCAAACTTCTGCAAACTTTGCACTGCTCTCATTCTCCATGATTGATTTTCCAGAGtgtcatttatcatttatttttccaTTATCATTAATTTTATTTCAATCTCTGCTATGTTGACTTGAAATttcctgtatttttaaatatcgcaatataaataaaataaataaataaataaactttgcaATGACCGTTTTTTCCCTAATATGATATGGTGTAGCCCTAATGCCGGGTATAATTATTCTCATTACTTTTTCAAGCATTCCTATTACCATCAATATTTACGACTGTACTATATTTGATAATTGTCATCATTACTGCAACTAGTGTAAAGAAATCGTACTTAAAGCGAGTATTTAGTCTAAAAGCTGCACAGAGGCTAATACTGACCTACATGAAGTCTGCAAAGGAGAGCGAGAACAACAGAAACTAATGAGGACAAGTCTTTGGAAAGTGAGCAGAAATCTGGATGAACCAGCTGTCACAACCTTAACAACCTGAGGCGCTCAGAGCAGCACGAGGGACTGGTTAAAGTCAATAACCCTCATCATGCGCGCTGTATTGATCAGTATTTATCAGTTAATCTGAGTGGTTCTGTCTCGTGTGGTCTCTCAGCCGTTAGCCGTTAGCTGTGTAGCTGAGCAGCGCACTCACACATTTTACCTCCGATCTGTCGCCTGGGATCCGGTGCTCTTCCCTCGGACACAGTACCTGGGTCGGCCCAGTATGTTTTACTGCAGttttttcagcagcagtgtggaggtGTTTGTTTACTGGTTTGTTTCTCTTTATGTTAATTTAGTGTTTATAGTCCGTTAGCGCGCTGAAACCCCGCCCCCTCCACACTTACCAACGGCGCTCTTTCCGGCGCGAGCCGTGACGTAAGCACGCTCTGAAAAATAAAAGCGCGCGAGAACACGACTTTAGGGTGAAAATCAttcaaaataattttttaaagttttttttcgAGCTATTTATTATTGCATTTGAAAGGTGCACATTTGTGGATTCAGGagctttgtaaaaaaaatccagTATGTTTTTCAGGGGGCGTGGCTTAGTAGTTTCAGGTCATTAGCATCCTCATTTTCACTTATTAATATAGCTATATTAACAGCGCTTCATGTTAGCTAAATATCTTTTATCGTGAAAGCTCTCAAATTACACTGTCACGACGTCCAGGGTTGTGGCCGTAACAGTGAATAAACCCTTTTTCGAGGGGCGTGGTCTTTTTTCTCGTCAAGCGATTGGACTTTTTCGTCTTTTCAATGGGCGTAGTCACGTGTATTTCCCTTTTGTGAAGGGGGCGGGGGGGCACTGGTGGTGGGTGTTGTAGTT
Coding sequences within it:
- the phc1 gene encoding polyhomeotic-like protein 1, whose product is MEQAEEQGNSGSTNGSAPSGGNSRPPQIAQMSLYERQAVQALQALQRQPNAAQYFQQLMLQQQISSAQLHNLAAVQQATLAASRQSSSPSNSVSVASSTAQCTVNLSTTAGGGIMTNPRPMGPATSATSSALSQSVLLGGNSAGQGQMYLRVNRSLRAPLTSQLIFMPGGTATAAVATVTQQQPQQQQPQQQQQQQQEVPPTSSNNQSDNDQVQNLAMRCVSTPRVAAVKTEFPDRKDAGSFSLGQTQPQQQFGQSTQQIAAQPQQLANTKLATYGTTNNATLAGISVKAQNPATLPTQQPGGAASAASSSSSSSPSLPLSQLLLSPSGLCQARGVTAPAATVTHILVPTSNVPTSSQGYPVGSVAPKSNMAAQTLVVQPLQQSSGNLGTEKVTHGTGPVPIQPKTAQSHRLPTQIPPRHPPPILPAPPSSGQTAHHPPHVPVQLVGARQGTLGNSQPLAVAQARNCCSHQDGAATGAVPINSSASNVVTVVAAMETGGAGVCLKSAQSALPVCPMQTNQNATLNQSGSSSVGHSTDGQNNSGAASTAEDSVFEQSSTAQTKPVIGSLKRKSESDVTNEMSAEASAHCCPSITDTAPPLSPAPSLDTAPEVAFSTPPTLSLPLPLPRGGVQGDRAPLPQAVVKPQVLTHLIEGFVIQEGAEPFPVTGPVKERAEGVPVAMPLAMQSENSAPSVLKCEFCESFAPASQFRGSKRFCSKTCAKRYNVSCSHHFRTSRVRSVGEQQQAAAVVQDGIARRRGPRRSSSEIACAKIASRHLSVKCRSESSRSEDISSCEGEEEEEDSLSLSPSSSFSCPRPAHCGPQLDDTTQGSLPLDGDQFLSASPAHWSVEEVCRFISSLQGCEDLAGQFLSQEIDGQALLLLKEEHLMTTMNIKLGPALKICASINNLRD